From the genome of Methylomonas sp. UP202, one region includes:
- a CDS encoding ZIP family metal transporter produces the protein MNTLLLIVIFTAIGGVLSVLAASVFLLLPERARQQVLPHGISFAIGALLTGAFCGLIPHAFEDVARQDIAGLSATILAGILGFFTLEKLLVWRHCHSHACEAHGEDSHDHHEHGHPAGEDHGRRVAGMFIILGDGIHNFVDGVLIGAAFLTDPQLGIVTSLAVAAHEIPQEVGDFAILLHSGYTRRKALFYNMLASLTTVIGGILAYFSLGDLHHILPYFLTLAASSFIYIAVADLIPSLHRKTDSKASLQQIGFILAGVVLILTMQNIAHRYEAKIVAHPLATSSERAD, from the coding sequence TTGAACACGCTGCTGTTGATCGTGATTTTTACCGCCATCGGCGGCGTGCTCAGCGTGTTGGCGGCCAGCGTGTTCTTGCTGTTGCCGGAACGCGCGCGTCAGCAAGTGCTGCCGCACGGCATCAGTTTCGCGATCGGCGCTTTACTGACCGGCGCGTTTTGCGGATTGATTCCGCACGCCTTCGAGGACGTGGCGCGGCAAGACATTGCCGGATTGTCCGCCACCATTCTGGCCGGCATCCTCGGCTTTTTTACGTTGGAAAAGCTGTTGGTGTGGCGCCACTGTCATTCCCATGCATGCGAAGCGCACGGCGAAGATTCGCACGACCACCACGAACACGGTCATCCGGCCGGCGAAGACCACGGCCGTCGCGTCGCCGGGATGTTCATCATCCTGGGCGACGGCATCCACAATTTCGTCGACGGCGTACTGATCGGCGCGGCGTTTCTGACCGATCCCCAACTGGGCATCGTTACCAGTCTGGCCGTGGCCGCTCATGAAATTCCGCAGGAAGTCGGCGACTTCGCCATCCTGCTGCACAGCGGCTACACCCGCCGCAAAGCCTTGTTCTACAACATGCTGGCCAGCCTGACTACCGTAATCGGCGGGATATTGGCCTATTTCAGCCTGGGCGATCTGCATCACATCCTGCCGTATTTCCTAACCCTGGCGGCCTCCAGTTTCATCTACATTGCGGTGGCCGATCTGATTCCGTCGCTGCATCGCAAGACCGACAGCAAGGCATCGCTGCAGCAAATCGGCTTCATCCTGGCCGGCGTGGTGTTGATTTTGACGATGCAAAACATCGCCCACCGCTACGAAGCGAAAATAGTCGCCCATCCGCTTGCAACGAGTTCGGAACGCGCGGATTAG
- the pgeF gene encoding peptidoglycan editing factor PgeF: MSWIKPDWPMPVGVRAAVTLRSGGVSVGGYASLNPASHVGDDQGAVAANRAIIRDMLALPAEPVWLQQVHGVAVVKADQVNGVPEADASFTDRGDTVCAVLTADCLPVLFCGDGGRVVAAAHAGWRGLRAGVVKQTLAAMDCSDVTVWLGPAIGPAHFEVGNDVRDAFLAEDNGSAVAFAECGTGKWLADIYQLARRQLAALGVGRVYGGDYCTYADAGRFYSYRRDGAATGRMASLIWREV, translated from the coding sequence ATGAGCTGGATCAAGCCTGATTGGCCGATGCCCGTCGGCGTACGCGCCGCCGTTACGCTGCGGAGCGGCGGGGTCAGTGTCGGCGGTTATGCCAGCTTGAATCCGGCCAGTCATGTCGGCGACGATCAGGGCGCGGTCGCCGCTAATCGCGCGATCATCCGCGATATGTTGGCCTTGCCGGCCGAGCCGGTCTGGTTGCAACAGGTTCACGGCGTGGCCGTGGTCAAGGCCGATCAAGTCAATGGCGTGCCGGAAGCCGACGCCAGCTTCACCGACCGTGGCGACACTGTCTGCGCGGTGTTGACCGCCGACTGTCTGCCGGTGTTGTTTTGCGGCGACGGCGGCCGGGTCGTTGCCGCCGCCCATGCCGGCTGGCGGGGGCTGCGGGCCGGCGTCGTCAAACAAACGCTGGCGGCGATGGACTGCTCGGACGTCACGGTTTGGCTGGGTCCGGCGATCGGGCCGGCGCATTTCGAGGTCGGCAACGACGTCCGCGACGCCTTTTTAGCTGAAGACAACGGCAGCGCCGTGGCCTTTGCCGAATGCGGCACCGGCAAATGGTTGGCGGATATTTACCAACTGGCTCGCCGGCAACTGGCGGCGCTGGGTGTCGGCCGAGTCTACGGCGGCGATTATTGTACCTACGCCGATGCAGGCCGGTTTTATTCCTACCGCCGCGACGGCGCCGCGACCGGCCGGATGGCCAGTCTGATTTGGAGAGAAGTTTGA
- the rluD gene encoding 23S rRNA pseudouridine(1911/1915/1917) synthase RluD translates to MTILTARVPEELAGMRLDQCLAEIFPDYSRSKLQTWIKAGRVLVDGEVLKGREKLDGGEEVELDAEAEIVIEDNAEDIPLDIVHEDDSLLIVNKPAGLVVHPAVGNWSGTLVNALLHHEPNLAVLPRAGIVHRIDKDTSGLLMIAKTLQAHNSLVEQLQERSIEREYLALVKGWMTAGGTVDEPIGRHPVERKRNAVRRDGKEAITHYRLEQRFKRHTLIRVKLETGRTHQIRVHMAHINYPLVGDQIYGGRFQMPAECNPDLAEALRRFKRQALHAAKLGLEHPETGEYCEWSVAMPDDMQNLLKLLAENELDQA, encoded by the coding sequence ATGACGATATTGACGGCTAGAGTTCCCGAAGAACTGGCGGGTATGCGCTTGGACCAGTGTCTGGCGGAGATTTTTCCGGATTACTCGCGCAGCAAATTGCAAACCTGGATCAAGGCCGGCCGGGTGCTGGTGGACGGCGAGGTGCTGAAGGGGCGGGAAAAGCTGGACGGCGGCGAGGAAGTCGAGCTGGATGCCGAAGCCGAGATCGTCATCGAAGACAACGCCGAAGACATTCCGTTGGACATCGTTCACGAAGACGACTCGTTGCTGATCGTCAACAAGCCGGCGGGACTGGTCGTGCATCCGGCGGTCGGCAACTGGAGCGGCACGCTGGTCAATGCCTTGCTGCACCACGAACCGAATCTGGCCGTGCTGCCGCGCGCCGGCATCGTGCATCGCATCGACAAGGACACCAGCGGCTTGCTGATGATCGCCAAAACCTTGCAAGCCCATAACAGTCTGGTCGAGCAATTGCAGGAACGCAGCATAGAGCGCGAGTATCTGGCGTTGGTGAAGGGCTGGATGACCGCCGGCGGCACCGTCGACGAACCGATCGGGCGTCATCCGGTCGAGCGCAAGCGCAACGCGGTGCGGCGCGACGGCAAGGAAGCGATCACGCATTACCGTCTCGAGCAGCGATTCAAGCGCCACACGTTGATTCGGGTCAAACTGGAAACCGGCCGCACCCATCAGATTCGGGTACACATGGCGCACATCAATTATCCGTTGGTCGGCGACCAAATTTACGGCGGCCGCTTCCAAATGCCGGCCGAATGCAATCCGGACTTGGCCGAAGCGCTGCGCCGCTTCAAGCGCCAAGCCTTGCACGCCGCCAAGCTGGGTCTGGAACATCCGGAAACCGGCGAGTATTGCGAATGGTCCGTGGCGATGCCGGACGATATGCAAAATCTGCTGAAGCTATTGGCCGAGAATGAGCTGGATCAAGCCTGA
- a CDS encoding uracil-DNA glycosylase family protein → MSALHEHRAALLACRRCADMVGPVVCCQPVMSKVMLIGQAPGGKEGQFGKPFAWTAGKTLFGWFGRLGLSEEQVRQRVYMAAVCRCFPGKQAGGGDRVPSPAEIDHCSTWLRAEIELLQPQLIIPVGKLAIRQWLKADKLSAIIGEQYRIEAFGHAADLIPLPHPSGASTWHRTEPGIGLLTKALAAIERHPAWQAIRPND, encoded by the coding sequence TTGAGCGCGCTGCACGAGCATAGGGCAGCCTTATTGGCGTGCCGGCGCTGTGCGGACATGGTCGGCCCGGTGGTTTGTTGTCAGCCGGTGATGTCGAAGGTGATGCTGATCGGCCAAGCGCCGGGCGGTAAGGAAGGCCAGTTCGGCAAGCCCTTCGCCTGGACCGCCGGCAAAACCTTATTCGGCTGGTTCGGCCGGCTGGGGTTAAGCGAAGAGCAGGTTCGGCAACGGGTGTACATGGCGGCGGTGTGCCGCTGCTTCCCCGGCAAACAGGCCGGCGGCGGCGACCGGGTGCCGAGCCCCGCCGAAATCGACCATTGCTCAACGTGGCTACGCGCCGAAATCGAATTATTGCAGCCACAATTGATTATTCCGGTCGGCAAACTGGCGATCCGGCAATGGCTGAAGGCGGACAAGCTCAGTGCGATCATCGGCGAACAATATCGGATCGAAGCCTTCGGCCACGCCGCCGACCTGATCCCGCTACCGCATCCCTCCGGCGCCTCGACCTGGCACCGGACCGAGCCGGGCATCGGCCTGTTGACGAAGGCGTTGGCGGCGATCGAGCGCCATCCGGCCTGGCAAGCTATCCGACCAAACGATTGA
- a CDS encoding TIR domain-containing protein, with amino-acid sequence MVTDTPPKRFRIAFSFAGEKRPFVEQTAQLLAEIFGKEKILYDKYHEAEFARFNLGIYLPKLYGEQSELIVPVLCQNYDQKRWTGWEWVHIYSLLTKADGHRVMPSRFDYADADGLSDAAGFIELDPKTPDQFATLILQRLALNEGLSKDYYLKIRSEAKQNIGKELIGHIDSELSDTDGNNVLTMEPVNALEFEFSNPVPLSRLYRQLENLVREVASLPALHSHPILQVLLKSNPSGGVTEIYQYCCDADPNLLLWEIANAIKRANIPLAESGVDRVFDLVAHICLLAGARWIAQKQIGRVHWLNGMPSIAMTEELTATIVAAAWFDLGIKLRVDQDGGIKAANLICDHAETQFGVKTFEQTIGDEIYARLQRELTVGSLVGIDSPHDDDLKAGLKMYEDAIGASLMVGLPGAVPLKGVDSNLFKRVKQRWGIEMFLYGGNDHSNVDELVDEWLRIQSSLTNHFKNILIPFVTVPTTGESMVTRNKVFISYAHKDDKFREYLVEHLKVAENQGLLDIWDDRGIGAGQDWYAEIDRQLQSCKVAVILISPAFLGSKFITSVEVPTLLNRHQSQGMRIVPLLVRACTWQLVPWLSAMQMRPSEAQPLADVQFDRDQQLADVALEITNLCQ; translated from the coding sequence ATGGTCACCGACACCCCTCCCAAACGTTTTCGCATCGCCTTTTCGTTCGCCGGCGAAAAGCGACCTTTCGTTGAACAGACCGCGCAGCTATTAGCGGAAATATTTGGCAAAGAGAAAATACTGTACGACAAATACCACGAGGCGGAATTTGCCCGCTTTAATTTGGGTATTTATTTGCCGAAGCTCTACGGCGAACAGTCCGAATTGATCGTGCCGGTTCTGTGTCAAAACTACGACCAGAAACGCTGGACCGGCTGGGAGTGGGTGCATATCTACAGTCTGCTGACCAAAGCCGACGGGCACCGCGTGATGCCTAGTCGATTTGATTATGCCGATGCTGACGGGTTGAGCGATGCGGCGGGTTTCATCGAACTGGATCCAAAAACGCCGGACCAGTTCGCGACGTTGATACTGCAGCGTTTGGCACTTAACGAAGGCTTGTCCAAGGATTATTATCTGAAAATCCGATCCGAAGCGAAGCAAAACATTGGAAAAGAACTTATCGGGCACATAGATTCGGAATTATCTGATACAGACGGAAATAACGTGCTAACCATGGAGCCTGTGAATGCTCTGGAATTTGAATTCTCCAATCCGGTGCCGTTGTCGCGTTTATACCGCCAGTTGGAGAACTTGGTGAGAGAAGTTGCCAGTTTACCGGCTTTGCATTCGCATCCGATTTTACAGGTTTTACTTAAAAGTAATCCTTCAGGCGGCGTAACCGAAATATATCAATATTGTTGCGATGCCGATCCAAACCTCTTGTTGTGGGAAATCGCGAACGCCATCAAACGGGCCAATATTCCCTTGGCCGAGTCCGGTGTCGATCGGGTATTCGATTTGGTAGCGCATATATGTTTGTTGGCCGGTGCGCGTTGGATTGCCCAGAAGCAAATCGGCCGCGTTCATTGGCTCAATGGCATGCCGAGCATCGCTATGACCGAAGAACTAACCGCCACCATAGTGGCGGCGGCTTGGTTTGATTTAGGCATAAAGTTACGAGTCGATCAGGATGGTGGCATCAAGGCGGCGAACTTGATTTGTGATCACGCCGAGACCCAGTTTGGCGTCAAAACCTTTGAGCAAACCATAGGTGACGAAATTTATGCGCGATTACAACGCGAATTAACAGTTGGTAGTTTGGTAGGAATCGATTCACCGCATGACGATGACCTCAAAGCCGGATTAAAAATGTACGAAGACGCAATTGGGGCGAGTTTGATGGTTGGTTTGCCAGGAGCGGTTCCGCTCAAAGGCGTGGATAGTAACTTGTTCAAGCGTGTAAAACAGCGTTGGGGAATTGAAATGTTTTTATACGGTGGGAATGATCATTCCAATGTGGATGAACTGGTTGACGAATGGTTGCGGATTCAAAGTTCCCTGACAAATCATTTCAAGAACATACTCATTCCTTTTGTGACAGTACCTACTACGGGAGAATCGATGGTTACGCGCAATAAAGTGTTTATCAGCTACGCCCACAAGGATGATAAGTTTCGCGAGTATTTGGTTGAACATCTAAAAGTCGCGGAAAACCAGGGTTTGCTCGATATTTGGGATGATCGCGGCATTGGCGCGGGGCAGGACTGGTATGCCGAAATCGACCGGCAGTTACAAAGCTGTAAGGTGGCGGTTATTTTGATCTCTCCGGCGTTCTTAGGATCTAAATTTATTACGTCCGTCGAAGTGCCGACGCTGTTGAATAGACATCAAAGTCAGGGGATGCGTATCGTGCCTCTGTTGGTACGAGCTTGCACTTGGCAACTGGTACCTTGGCTAAGCGCGATGCAAATGCGTCCGTCGGAAGCTCAGCCGTTAGCGGATGTCCAGTTCGATCGCGACCAGCAATTAGCCGACGTGGCGCTGGAAATTACAAACCTGTGTCAATGA
- a CDS encoding outer membrane protein assembly factor BamD, producing MRLLLVKTVFVAALVGSLPGCETLEAFSSNKDKSQEEEYAGWDDKTFHEKAKEALDNKNYQKAVTLYEALEARYPFGDYAAQAQLNVAYAYYKNDDPEAAIAAADRFIKIHPRNPHVDYAYYLKGLINYNRGIGFIDRFLPTDSSQRDPGNAKDAYDNFQELIRRFPNSQYVDDAKLRMVALRNNMAMYEIHVADFYMRRKAYVAAVNRANHVVKEFQRTPAVPFALQIMQDGYRKLGMDDLAADAERVYQMNYPNGAPVANYKELSTMEQVWDSLGLDK from the coding sequence ATGCGACTTCTTTTAGTAAAAACCGTTTTTGTCGCCGCCCTGGTCGGTTCGCTGCCGGGCTGCGAGACGCTGGAAGCCTTCTCGAGTAACAAGGATAAATCGCAGGAAGAAGAATACGCCGGCTGGGACGACAAAACCTTCCACGAAAAAGCCAAGGAAGCGCTGGACAACAAGAATTACCAAAAAGCCGTCACCTTGTACGAGGCACTGGAAGCCCGTTATCCGTTCGGCGATTACGCGGCGCAAGCCCAGCTCAACGTCGCTTACGCCTATTACAAGAACGACGATCCGGAAGCGGCGATCGCGGCGGCGGACCGCTTCATCAAGATACACCCGCGCAATCCGCATGTCGATTACGCCTATTATCTGAAAGGCCTGATCAACTATAACCGGGGGATCGGCTTCATCGACCGCTTTTTGCCGACCGATTCGTCGCAGCGCGATCCCGGCAACGCCAAGGATGCCTACGATAATTTTCAGGAATTGATCCGCCGCTTTCCCAACAGTCAATATGTCGATGACGCCAAACTGCGGATGGTGGCATTGCGCAACAACATGGCGATGTACGAAATTCACGTCGCCGACTTTTACATGCGCCGCAAGGCTTACGTCGCCGCGGTCAATCGCGCCAACCACGTCGTCAAGGAATTCCAACGCACGCCGGCGGTACCGTTCGCGCTGCAGATCATGCAGGACGGCTACCGGAAACTCGGCATGGACGATCTGGCTGCCGACGCCGAACGCGTGTACCAAATGAACTATCCCAACGGCGCGCCGGTCGCCAATTACAAGGAGTTGAGCACGATGGAACAAGTCTGGGACTCGTTGGGCTTGGACAAGTAA
- a CDS encoding Lrp/AsnC family transcriptional regulator, producing the protein MELDRYDRQILTILQSDGRISNQELADRIGLSPSPCLRRVRVLEEAGLILGYRAILDAKALGLSLTVLVQISMDRHTPERFATFEAAVAEIPEVMECLLITGQAADYQLKVAVKDLDAYQELLLKRITGIPGVSGVHSSFVLRRVVDKTAFALSPAA; encoded by the coding sequence ATGGAATTGGATCGTTACGACCGACAAATATTGACCATCCTGCAAAGCGATGGCCGGATCAGCAATCAGGAATTGGCCGACCGCATCGGCCTATCGCCGTCGCCGTGTCTGCGCCGGGTGCGGGTGCTGGAAGAAGCGGGGCTAATCCTAGGCTACCGGGCGATTTTGGACGCGAAGGCCTTGGGCTTGAGTCTGACCGTCTTGGTCCAGATTTCGATGGACCGACATACCCCGGAGCGATTCGCCACCTTCGAGGCGGCGGTCGCCGAGATCCCGGAAGTCATGGAATGCCTGCTGATTACCGGCCAGGCCGCCGATTACCAGCTCAAGGTCGCGGTCAAGGACTTGGACGCTTACCAGGAGTTGCTGCTGAAACGCATCACCGGCATTCCCGGCGTCAGCGGCGTGCATTCCAGTTTCGTGTTGCGCCGGGTGGTGGACAAAACCGCGTTTGCGTTGAGTCCAGCGGCTTAA
- a CDS encoding exodeoxyribonuclease III — protein sequence MKIVSWNVNGIRAVQGKGFAETLARIDADCLLLQETKAQEDQVAQALAGIAGYHVHANSAERKGYSGVALLCRREPLQILRDIGQAEHDLEGRVIAAEYEGFYLVNVYVPNSGDGLSRLEYRQTWDQAFGDYLADLQSRKPVIVGGDFNVAHQAIDIARPKANYNKSAGYTQAEIDGFGGILARGLVDSFRHFHPDEVAYSWWSYRANAREKNIGWRIDYLLASEPLLPGIQSAFILPEITGSDHCPVGIDLQLA from the coding sequence ATGAAAATCGTCTCCTGGAACGTCAACGGCATCCGTGCCGTGCAAGGCAAAGGTTTTGCCGAAACCCTGGCTCGAATCGACGCCGATTGCCTATTGCTCCAAGAAACCAAGGCCCAGGAAGACCAGGTCGCCCAAGCCTTGGCCGGCATAGCCGGTTACCACGTTCACGCCAACTCGGCCGAACGCAAGGGCTATTCCGGCGTCGCGCTGCTATGCCGACGGGAGCCGTTGCAGATTCTGCGCGACATCGGCCAAGCCGAGCACGACCTGGAAGGCCGGGTCATCGCCGCAGAGTACGAAGGCTTTTATTTGGTCAACGTCTACGTACCCAATTCCGGCGACGGGCTGTCCCGGCTGGAATACCGGCAAACCTGGGACCAGGCCTTCGGCGATTATCTGGCCGATCTGCAAAGCCGCAAGCCGGTCATCGTCGGCGGCGACTTCAACGTTGCTCACCAAGCCATCGACATCGCCCGGCCCAAAGCCAATTACAATAAATCGGCCGGCTACACCCAGGCCGAGATCGACGGCTTCGGCGGCATTCTGGCGCGCGGCTTGGTCGACAGCTTCCGCCATTTCCATCCGGACGAAGTAGCTTACAGTTGGTGGAGTTACCGCGCCAACGCCCGCGAAAAGAACATCGGTTGGCGGATCGATTACCTGTTGGCCAGCGAGCCGTTGCTGCCCGGTATCCAAAGTGCTTTCATTCTGCCGGAGATTACCGGCTCCGACCACTGTCCGGTCGGCATCGACCTTCAACTGGCTTGA
- a CDS encoding TonB-dependent receptor has product MLEQVIVTDKFPSVKALNASEMEADIVTSKRAAISDTAKLLEDTPGVSLYGAGGVSSLPAIHGLNDDRVKIDINGMTLTAACANHMNPPLSYIDRSNIGKITILTGIAPVSLGGDSLGGTISVKTPDPVFAEPGKDILLEGSASAFYRSNGDAFGGSIAAAVANQYARLEYTGSHTESMNYNDGNGNIVSSTAYENQNHSAALSFKFDKHLLVIRGGQQHIPFQGFPNQRMDLTNNDSIFGNISHKGEFDWGTLESRFYYESTQHSMDIGEDKHNHFLDGSVSGGAFAPPNDRMPMETRGRNLGYKIMAEIPFNKRDTFRVGNEFHGNKINDYWPAVHGDTAIAVNNNDARSAYWMMAPEAMLNIHNGVRDRVGFFGEWEARWDEHWKSLLGLRYDHTNMNAENVHPYNPDLLNTGPTFSIDRAGAITALNAANAFNARDKERNFDTYDITALLQYTHNDMSQFEFGYARKNRMPNMYELYTWGPRKMDMAMIGWFGDGNGYTGNLNLTEETAHTVSLTAAFHEPANNLWEISATPYISYVNNFIDADRCSGTPGTAAGCGTAPQTATNSFVYLKFANHDARLWGVDVSGRTRLYKDNNVGEFATHTTMSYVRGERMDGGNLYHIMPFNMKLSLDHRLQSWQSAIEMQFVDGKDDVQAIRNETTTPSYILLNARTGYEWGKVRFDIGLDNVLDKQYYQPLAGSYLGDRYGMNPTAASNVTVPWGRNVAGLGRSAYVGVTIRY; this is encoded by the coding sequence GTGCTCGAACAAGTTATCGTCACCGACAAATTCCCCAGCGTCAAAGCCTTGAACGCCTCGGAAATGGAAGCCGACATCGTCACCAGCAAGCGCGCCGCGATCAGCGATACCGCCAAACTGTTGGAAGACACGCCCGGCGTCAGTCTGTACGGCGCCGGGGGCGTGTCCAGCCTGCCGGCGATTCACGGCTTGAACGACGACCGGGTCAAGATCGACATCAACGGCATGACCTTGACCGCCGCCTGCGCCAACCACATGAACCCGCCGCTGTCCTACATCGACCGCAGCAATATCGGCAAAATCACAATCCTGACCGGGATTGCGCCGGTCAGCCTCGGCGGCGACAGTTTGGGCGGGACTATCTCGGTGAAAACCCCGGACCCGGTGTTTGCCGAACCGGGCAAGGACATACTGCTGGAAGGGAGTGCCTCGGCGTTTTACCGCAGCAACGGCGACGCGTTCGGCGGCAGCATCGCCGCCGCGGTGGCCAACCAATACGCTCGGCTGGAATACACCGGTTCGCACACCGAGAGCATGAATTACAACGACGGTAACGGCAACATCGTCAGTTCCACCGCCTACGAAAACCAAAACCACTCGGCGGCGCTGTCGTTCAAATTCGACAAGCATTTGCTGGTGATACGCGGCGGCCAGCAGCATATTCCGTTTCAGGGCTTTCCCAATCAACGGATGGACTTGACCAATAACGACAGCATCTTCGGCAATATCAGCCACAAGGGCGAATTCGACTGGGGCACGCTGGAAAGCCGGTTTTACTACGAAAGCACCCAGCACAGCATGGACATCGGCGAGGACAAGCACAATCACTTCCTGGACGGCAGCGTCTCCGGCGGCGCCTTCGCACCACCCAACGACCGGATGCCGATGGAAACTCGCGGTCGCAATCTGGGCTATAAGATCATGGCCGAGATTCCGTTCAACAAGCGGGATACCTTCCGGGTCGGCAACGAATTTCACGGCAATAAAATCAACGATTACTGGCCGGCGGTGCACGGCGATACCGCCATCGCGGTCAACAACAACGATGCCCGTAGCGCTTACTGGATGATGGCGCCGGAAGCGATGTTGAACATTCACAACGGCGTGCGCGACCGAGTCGGTTTTTTCGGCGAATGGGAAGCGCGTTGGGACGAGCATTGGAAGAGCTTGCTGGGCTTGCGTTACGACCACACCAACATGAATGCCGAAAACGTCCACCCTTATAATCCCGACCTGTTGAATACCGGGCCGACGTTCTCGATAGACCGGGCCGGCGCGATCACCGCGCTGAACGCCGCGAATGCCTTCAATGCCCGCGACAAGGAGCGCAATTTCGACACCTACGACATCACGGCCCTATTGCAATACACCCACAACGATATGAGTCAGTTCGAATTCGGTTACGCCCGCAAAAATCGGATGCCGAACATGTACGAGCTTTACACTTGGGGGCCGCGCAAAATGGACATGGCAATGATAGGCTGGTTCGGCGACGGCAACGGCTACACCGGCAATCTGAATCTGACCGAGGAAACCGCCCATACCGTCAGCCTGACCGCCGCCTTTCACGAACCGGCCAATAACTTGTGGGAAATCAGCGCCACGCCGTACATCAGCTACGTCAATAACTTTATAGACGCCGACCGCTGCTCCGGCACGCCGGGTACCGCGGCCGGTTGCGGTACGGCCCCGCAAACCGCGACCAATAGCTTCGTCTACCTGAAGTTCGCCAACCACGATGCTCGCTTGTGGGGCGTGGATGTCTCAGGCCGGACCCGCTTGTATAAAGACAATAACGTGGGCGAATTCGCTACTCACACCACGATGAGTTATGTGCGCGGCGAACGCATGGACGGCGGCAATCTCTATCACATCATGCCGTTCAACATGAAGTTGAGCCTGGATCACCGTTTGCAAAGCTGGCAAAGCGCGATCGAAATGCAGTTTGTCGACGGCAAGGACGATGTGCAGGCCATCCGCAACGAAACCACCACGCCGTCCTACATCCTGTTGAACGCCCGCACCGGTTACGAATGGGGCAAGGTCCGCTTCGACATCGGTCTGGATAACGTGCTGGATAAGCAATACTACCAACCGCTGGCCGGCAGCTATTTGGGAGACCGTTACGGCATGAACCCGACCGCCGCATCCAACGTCACCGTGCCGTGGGGCCGCAACGTGGCCGGCCTGGGCCGCTCGGCTTACGTCGGCGTCACGATCCGATACTAA
- a CDS encoding DUF2058 domain-containing protein, translating into MKKPQLNPLQAQLLKSGLANDAKAREVKAEKRKQDKLKRNNGVEIVDEIKLSAEQQRQQQIERDRELNRQRKMAEEQKALAAQIRQIVEMNRIAQQADGVAYHFTDDGKVKSVYVSDKVRTALVNGRAGIVRADNRYEIVPAEVARKIQTRDAGPIVVLNQATQDLPAEDDPYAAYQIPDDLLW; encoded by the coding sequence ATGAAAAAACCGCAACTCAATCCGCTGCAAGCCCAACTACTGAAATCCGGCCTGGCCAACGACGCCAAGGCTCGCGAGGTGAAGGCCGAGAAACGCAAGCAAGACAAACTGAAACGCAACAACGGCGTGGAAATCGTCGACGAGATCAAGCTGAGCGCCGAACAGCAACGGCAACAGCAAATCGAGCGCGATCGGGAACTGAACCGCCAACGTAAAATGGCCGAAGAACAAAAAGCGCTGGCCGCCCAGATCAGACAAATCGTCGAAATGAACCGGATCGCTCAACAAGCGGACGGCGTGGCGTACCACTTTACCGACGACGGCAAGGTGAAGTCGGTGTATGTCTCCGACAAAGTGCGGACGGCTCTGGTGAACGGCCGGGCCGGCATTGTCCGCGCGGACAATCGCTACGAGATCGTGCCGGCCGAGGTCGCCCGAAAAATACAGACTAGAGACGCCGGCCCTATCGTGGTTTTGAACCAAGCCACTCAGGACTTGCCGGCGGAGGACGATCCTTACGCCGCGTATCAAATCCCCGACGACTTGCTGTGGTGA
- a CDS encoding putative lipoprotein — MTPVKALILSSLTACLLAACSFSDSSKSSSDSSGSVSDMASSPISSSSDSSRTDQEKFEDSVADYTAEFVVGSSGSLDTFRAHVGELADKYGISNWEADRHSYLGIGRGLKKADLGKPQISAFTESLSGKDPMKKQAIEDGLKK, encoded by the coding sequence ATGACACCCGTAAAAGCATTGATTTTGTCCAGCCTGACCGCCTGCCTGTTGGCGGCCTGTTCGTTCTCCGACAGTTCGAAAAGCTCGTCGGACAGCTCCGGCAGCGTATCCGATATGGCGTCCAGCCCGATCAGCTCCAGTTCCGACTCGTCTCGCACCGACCAGGAAAAGTTCGAAGACTCGGTCGCCGACTACACCGCCGAATTCGTGGTCGGCTCGTCCGGCTCGCTGGATACCTTCCGCGCCCACGTCGGCGAACTGGCCGACAAATACGGCATCAGCAACTGGGAAGCCGACCGTCATAGTTATCTGGGCATAGGCCGCGGCTTGAAAAAAGCCGATCTCGGCAAGCCGCAAATCTCCGCCTTCACCGAAAGCCTGAGCGGCAAGGACCCGATGAAGAAACAGGCGATCGAAGACGGGCTGAAAAAATAA